A part of Aegilops tauschii subsp. strangulata cultivar AL8/78 chromosome 2, Aet v6.0, whole genome shotgun sequence genomic DNA contains:
- the LOC141020648 gene encoding uncharacterized protein isoform X2, translating into MYLGISAASALSQVPSALALRQQISKHSMPRKVVKLHRLEDLFCETSTDKSMKLQVLQDITENFSVDTVIGSGGFAVVHKGKLEDGCVAVKKFHEVLEYKSFEREVDCLIRIKHQNIVRCIGYYAGEQKKMVMMDGKNLLVGVRHQLICFEYLHNGSLRRNLDDDYHCWSQWNMCYDTIRGICLGLHHLHEHRILHGDIKPDNILLGDDMTPKIADFGLSRLLSKEKAEFLIEKKYGTQGYTAPEYTNNGEFTIKSDIYSLGVLIENILNNGQHTISMDDTQASITGMESMVQAEPSLEGETGRTSKMLQSESLLIANNKPRHWRWISLPDSRFAKYAELLSVYFLAISGEVSPADLCAGASYTVYLVYKLASSSCGLRGFVQTSSLRLHGEHTVATSKVSLGQEACASDSDVTYPVPRSDGWLELKLAEFTNDDEMRQEKGVIVDLREENVAVEKRGLIVEGMEFRSN; encoded by the exons ATGTATCTTGGCATCTCTGCAGCATCTGCTTTGAGTCAAGTTCCTTCTGCCCTGGCCTTGCGTCAACAG ATTTCAAAGCACTCAATGCCTCGTAAAGTTGTTAAACTCCATCGTCTTGAAGACCTCTTCTGTGAGACAAGTACTGATAAAAGTATGAAGCTACAAGTTTTGCAAGACATAACAGAGAATTTCTCGGTGGATACGGTGATTGGTAGTGGTGGATTCGCAGTGGTTCACAAG GGAAAGCTTGAAGATGGTTGTGTAGCTGTGAAGAAGTTCCACGAAGTACTAGAGTACAAATCATTTGAGCGTGAGGTTGACTGTCTGATAAGGATTAAGCACCAAAATATAGTACGATGTATCGGTTATTATGCTGGAGAACAAAAAAAGATGGTGATGATGGACGGCAAGAATCTTTTGGTAGGAGTTCGACACCAACTGATTTGTTTCGAGTATCTTCACAATGGAAGCCTTCGCAGGAATCTTGATG ACGACTATCATTGTTGGAGTCAGTGGAACATGTGTTATGATACTATCCGAGGAATTTGTCTCGGTCTGCACCATCTTCATGAGCACAGGATACTTCATGGAGATATCAAACCAGATAATATACTGCTTGGTGATGACATGACTCCAAAAATTGCGGATTTTGGTTTGTCAAGGCTGTTGAGCAAGGAAAAAGCCGAATTTCTCATTGAAAAAAAATATGGAACACA GGGATACACCGCACCAGAGTACACAAACAATGGGGAATTTACTATCAAATCAGACATATATAGTTTGGGTGTTTTAATAGAAAACATACTAAATAATGGACAACACACGATATCCATGGATGATACA CAGGCATCAATCACAGGCATGGAGTCAATGGTGCAGGCCGAGCCATCATTGGAGGGAGAAACCGGCCGCACGTCCAAGATGCTTCAATCGGAATCGTTGCTGATTGCCAACAACAAGCCCCGTCACTGGAGATGGATATCCCTCCCAGATTCCAG GTTTGCCAAGTATGCGGAGCTCCTGAGTGTGTACTTCCTCGCGATCAGCGGAGAGGTCTCACCAGCAGACCTTTGCGCCGGTGCAAGCTACACCGTTTACCTAGTGTACAAGCTGGCGAGCAGCTCCTGTGGCTTGAGAGGTTTCGTGCAGACGTCGTCGCTTAGGCTCCACGGGGAGCATACCGTCGCCACCAGCAAGGTTAGCCTCGGCCAGGAAGCGTGCGCATCGGACAGCGATGTTACCTACCCTGTCCCGAGGAGCGATGGCTGGTTGGAGCTTAAGCTGGCGGAGTTCACAAATGATGACGAGATGCGACAAGAGAAGGGGGTGATCGTGGATCTCCGTGAGGAGAACGTCGCCGTGGAGAAGAGAGGACTCATCGTGGAGGGCATGGAGTTCAGGAGCAATTAG
- the LOC141020648 gene encoding receptor-like serine/threonine-protein kinase ALE2 isoform X1 — protein sequence MYLGISAASALSQVPSALALRQQISKHSMPRKVVKLHRLEDLFCETSTDKSMKLQVLQDITENFSVDTVIGSGGFAVVHKGKLEDGCVAVKKFHEVLEYKSFEREVDCLIRIKHQNIVRCIGYYAGEQKKMVMMDGKNLLVGVRHQLICFEYLHNGSLRRNLDGMTDDYHCWSQWNMCYDTIRGICLGLHHLHEHRILHGDIKPDNILLGDDMTPKIADFGLSRLLSKEKAEFLIEKKYGTQGYTAPEYTNNGEFTIKSDIYSLGVLIENILNNGQHTISMDDTQASITGMESMVQAEPSLEGETGRTSKMLQSESLLIANNKPRHWRWISLPDSRFAKYAELLSVYFLAISGEVSPADLCAGASYTVYLVYKLASSSCGLRGFVQTSSLRLHGEHTVATSKVSLGQEACASDSDVTYPVPRSDGWLELKLAEFTNDDEMRQEKGVIVDLREENVAVEKRGLIVEGMEFRSN from the exons ATGTATCTTGGCATCTCTGCAGCATCTGCTTTGAGTCAAGTTCCTTCTGCCCTGGCCTTGCGTCAACAG ATTTCAAAGCACTCAATGCCTCGTAAAGTTGTTAAACTCCATCGTCTTGAAGACCTCTTCTGTGAGACAAGTACTGATAAAAGTATGAAGCTACAAGTTTTGCAAGACATAACAGAGAATTTCTCGGTGGATACGGTGATTGGTAGTGGTGGATTCGCAGTGGTTCACAAG GGAAAGCTTGAAGATGGTTGTGTAGCTGTGAAGAAGTTCCACGAAGTACTAGAGTACAAATCATTTGAGCGTGAGGTTGACTGTCTGATAAGGATTAAGCACCAAAATATAGTACGATGTATCGGTTATTATGCTGGAGAACAAAAAAAGATGGTGATGATGGACGGCAAGAATCTTTTGGTAGGAGTTCGACACCAACTGATTTGTTTCGAGTATCTTCACAATGGAAGCCTTCGCAGGAATCTTGATGGTATGACAG ACGACTATCATTGTTGGAGTCAGTGGAACATGTGTTATGATACTATCCGAGGAATTTGTCTCGGTCTGCACCATCTTCATGAGCACAGGATACTTCATGGAGATATCAAACCAGATAATATACTGCTTGGTGATGACATGACTCCAAAAATTGCGGATTTTGGTTTGTCAAGGCTGTTGAGCAAGGAAAAAGCCGAATTTCTCATTGAAAAAAAATATGGAACACA GGGATACACCGCACCAGAGTACACAAACAATGGGGAATTTACTATCAAATCAGACATATATAGTTTGGGTGTTTTAATAGAAAACATACTAAATAATGGACAACACACGATATCCATGGATGATACA CAGGCATCAATCACAGGCATGGAGTCAATGGTGCAGGCCGAGCCATCATTGGAGGGAGAAACCGGCCGCACGTCCAAGATGCTTCAATCGGAATCGTTGCTGATTGCCAACAACAAGCCCCGTCACTGGAGATGGATATCCCTCCCAGATTCCAG GTTTGCCAAGTATGCGGAGCTCCTGAGTGTGTACTTCCTCGCGATCAGCGGAGAGGTCTCACCAGCAGACCTTTGCGCCGGTGCAAGCTACACCGTTTACCTAGTGTACAAGCTGGCGAGCAGCTCCTGTGGCTTGAGAGGTTTCGTGCAGACGTCGTCGCTTAGGCTCCACGGGGAGCATACCGTCGCCACCAGCAAGGTTAGCCTCGGCCAGGAAGCGTGCGCATCGGACAGCGATGTTACCTACCCTGTCCCGAGGAGCGATGGCTGGTTGGAGCTTAAGCTGGCGGAGTTCACAAATGATGACGAGATGCGACAAGAGAAGGGGGTGATCGTGGATCTCCGTGAGGAGAACGTCGCCGTGGAGAAGAGAGGACTCATCGTGGAGGGCATGGAGTTCAGGAGCAATTAG
- the LOC141041495 gene encoding cysteine-rich receptor-like protein kinase 44 encodes MDFELHLIKSITNNFSKNQEVGSGAYGAVYRAVHNGEEIAVKRLHALQGLDDKEFDNEFRNFTKIFHKNVVRLIGYCYESQEKFVEHNGDLIRAKAMERVLCFEYMQRGSLEKYIGDKPCELDWTTCYEIIKGTCEGLNHLHMQKKHIFHLDMKPANILLDNSMAPKIADLGLSKLVSSTITYKAEVKKGTYGYMPPEYINNGFISEKFDVFSLGVIIIKMMAGNTGHVSCFEMSPKEFIELVSKTWKEKMQAVSGYSSHEIYILQVRRCIEIALRCICKDRKERPNIEKIVHELEELEVETNKIALPFDRSKDLILKRSCATNDVAVDPAFELRFLFEPRKEVSCCLQLTNKTDGFLAFNIKVNKNKYRAQPSIGTMPPCSKCYVIVTLRPQGAAPPNMQCHDMLLVQSISISEQLASEDTQISYQEVFKTTLAEKVVDEVKLPIVYVPLLDG; translated from the exons ATGGACTTTGAGCTCCATTTGATTAAGAGTATTACAAACAATTTTTCGAAGAACCAAGAAGTTGGGAGCGGTGCATATGGAGCTGTTTACAGG GCGGTGCATAACGGGGAAGAGATTGCTGTGAAGAGGCTTCATGCCTTGCAAGGACTTGATGATAAGGAATTCGATAATGAATTCCGTAATTTTACAAAGATCTTTCACAAAAACGTTGTAAGGTTAATTGGTTACTGCTATGAATCACAAGAAAAATTCGTTGAGCACAATGGGGACCTAATTCGTGCTAAAGCTATGGAGCGAGTTCTTTGCTTCGAATATATGCAGCGTGGAAGCCTTGAGAAATATATTGGAG ATAAACCTTGTGAACTTGATTGGACAACATGTTATGAAATTATTAAAGGGACATGTGAGGGTTTAAATCATCTTCACATGCAGAAAAAACATATTTTCCATCTGGACATGAAACCTGCTAACATATTGCTAGATAATAGCATGGCTCCCAAAATTGCAGATCTTGGTTTATCCAAGCTTGTTTCTTCCACAATAACATATAAAGCAGAGGTGAAAAAAGGAACATA TGGGTACATGCCACCAGAGTACATAAACAATGGATTCATATCTGAGAAGTTTGATGTGTTCAGTCTGGGGGTCATAATTATAAAAATGATGGCTGGGAATACAGGCCATGTCAGCTGTTTTGAAATGTCCCCAAAAGAGTTCATTGAGCTT GTAAGTAAAACTTGGAAGGAGAAGATGCAGGCAGTGTCAGGGTATTCATCTCACGAGATATACATCCTTCAAGTGCGCAGATGCATTGAGATAGCATTGCGATGTATATGCAAGGATCGAAAAGAAAGACCTAATATAGAGAAAATTGTTCATGAACTGGAGGAACTGGAGGTTGAGACCAATAAAATTGCACTACCTTTTGATCGGTCAAAAGACCTAATTCTGAAG AGAAGTTGTGCCACCAATGATGTGGCGGTGGACCCAGCGTTCGAGTTGCGCTTCCTCTTCGAGCCGAGGAAGGAGGTGTCGTGCTGCCTGCAGCTCACCAACAAGACGGATGGTTTCCTCGCGTTCAACATAAAGGTCAACAAGAACAAGTACCGCGCACAGCCCAGCATTGGCACAATGCCTCCGTGCTCCAAGTGTTATGTCATCGTGACGCTGCGTCCGCAGGGGGCGGCACCACCCAACATGCAGTGTCACGACATGCTGCTCGTGCAGAGCATCAGCATCAGCGAGCAACTGGCATCAGAAGATACTCAAATTTCTTATCAAGAAGTGTTCAAGACAACCTTAGCGGAGAAGGTGGTAGATGAGGTGAAACTGCCAATTGTTTATGTTCCTTTATTGGATGGATAA